From the Purpureocillium takamizusanense chromosome 6, complete sequence genome, one window contains:
- the MCT1 gene encoding [Acyl-carrier-protein] S-malonyltransferase (EggNog:ENOG503P0FC~COG:I) codes for MKRFGASALRRQGAATSTRETPRGRVTTAAVGEQQRSQQQHHRRCISTKLRPARPRTAIFFPGQGTQKVGMLTPWLEAFPSTTSHIIDEIDHHVGYKLSDVIQHGPSKALTQTTNAQPAIMATSICILRILEREFGFRTADHFDYTLGHSLGEFAALVAGGYMHFEDSLYLVQRRAEAMSEATRRAVQDYGGEYGMVAVITEPEYLPGLIDAIRAFVGHSSEGGKAESSEDVPPIEQVLIANINSKNQIVLSGNLERIKTLIAHVRQFLGHDPRAVRLHSDSPFHSPIMKPAVAVMRTLLDGTSRVAGREGEDMVTFPAAIPCVSNVTARPFQSKEQLKDLLARGCLETVRWWDSIRYLDQRAKVRRWVGIGPGKVGRNLVGKEVGVRGRDLVKGGGVWAITDPSEVEEVLRGLEETAGIVDEEEY; via the exons ATGAAGCGCTTTGGTGCATctgcgctgcggcgccaaggcgcggcgacgtcgacacGCGAAACACCCCGCGGCCGAGTCactaccgccgccgtcggcgaacAGCAGcggtcgcagcagcagcaccaccgcaGATGCATCTCCACCAAGttgcggccggcgcggccgcggacggCCATCTTCTTCCCAG GCCAAGGCACGCAAAAGGTCGGCATGCTCACGCCCTGGCTCGAGGCCTTCCCCTCCACCACGTCCCACATCATAGACGAGATCGACCACCATGTCGGGTACAAGCTGTCCGACGTGATCCAGCACGGGCCGTCCAAGGCGCTGACGCAGACGACCAATGCGCAgcccgccatcatggccacgtCCATATGCATCCTGCGcatcctcgagcgcgagtTCGGCTTCCGCACCGCCGACCACTTCGACTACACGCTCGGCCACTCGCTCGGAGAGTttgccgcgctcgtcgcgggcggctACATGCACTTCGAAGATAGTCTGTACCtggtgcagcggcgcgccgaggccatgtcCGAGGCGactcgccgcgccgtgcaGGACTACGGCGGCGAGTACGGCATGgtggccgtcatcaccgAGCCTGAGTACCTGCCGGGGCTAATTGACGCTATCCGCGCCTTCGTCGGCCACtcgagcgagggcggcaaggccgagAGCAGCGAGGACGTGCCCCCGATCGAGCAGgtcctcatcgccaacatCAACAGCAAGAACCAGATCGTCCTGAGCGGCAACCTGGAGCGCATCAAGACGCTCATCGCCCACGTGCGCCAGttcctcggccacgacccCCGGGCCGTGCGCCTTCATAGCGACAGTCCCTTTCACAGCCCCATCATGAagcccgccgtggccgtcatgCGCACGTTGCTGGATGGCACAagccgcgtcgccggccgcgagggcgaggacatGGTGACCttccccgccgccatcccctGCGTCAGCAACGTCACGGCCCGGCCCTTCCAGAGCAaggagcagctcaaggacctGCTGGCCCGCGGCTGCCTCGAGACGGTGCGCTGGTGGGACAGCATCCGCTACCTGGACCAGCGCGCCAAGGTGCGCCGCTGGGTTGGCATCGGCCCCGGAAAGGTCGGCCGCAACCTTGTGGGGAAAGAGGTGGGCGTCAGGGGGAGGGACCTGgtcaagggcggcggtgtcTGGGCCATCACGGACCCctccgaggtcgaggaggtgctgcggggcctcgaggagacggccggtatcgtcgacgaggaggagtaCTAG